In Nothobranchius furzeri strain GRZ-AD chromosome 18, NfurGRZ-RIMD1, whole genome shotgun sequence, a single genomic region encodes these proteins:
- the otomp gene encoding otolith matrix protein 1 isoform X1 produces MERRLLVAFLLLLPLLSVSCVSHQKSTVTWCVLSDAEEQKCLDLAGNATAKNVRGNLQCVRGLNTGDCMDRIKNGTADAASMFADDIYAAGFCHGLELAAGESHNGLADGISYYVVAMARRSSSDLSLLEMHERSSCHPGIRTTVGWTVPIGYLVNTSQISVGEQCNFPRAVGNFFGYSCVPGVKDLQHDPKGNNPKNLCEACIGDENDRHICANSHRERHYGEAGALRCVAENLGDVAFVKHTTVFDNLDGKNQESWALDLELEDLKLLCPDGTEAGLDQHEHCHLAAVPANAVVVRMEDKCRVWKYLERLQNVFGNATEGFSLFSSAGYGQSDLLFSDATHHLQRVLGSYTSWLGPSYTTMLQAFECEGFC; encoded by the exons ATGGAGAGAAGACTGCTCGTAGCTTTTCTGCTGCTCCTGCCTCTTCTGAGTGTCAGCTGTGTCTCCCATCAGAAAAGCACAG TCACCTGGTGTGTTTTGTCGGATGCTGAGGAGCAGAAGTGTTTGGATTTAGCTGGGAACGCCACAGCTAAGAATGTGAGGGGAAACCTGCAGTGTGTCCGTGGACTGAACACTGGAGACTGCATGGACAGAATCAAG AACGGGACAGCGGATGCTGCCTCCATGTTTGCTGATGACATCTACGCTGCGGGTTTCTGCCATGGTTTGGAGCTTGCAGCGGGAGAATCCCACAACGGTCTCG CAGATGGTATCAGCTACTATGTGGTGGCGATGGCTCGCCGCTCCTCCTCGGACCTGTCCCTGCTGGAGATGCACGAACGCAGCTCCTGCCACCCCGGCATACGGACCACAGTGGGGTGGACAGTTCCCATTGGATACCTGGTCAACACCTCTCAAATCAGTGTAGGAGAGCAGTGCAATTTCCCAAGAG CGGTGGGGAACTTCTTCGGTTACAGCTGCGTGCCCGGTGTGAAAGACCTTCAGCATGACCCCAAAGGCAACAACCCGAAGAACCTCTGCGAGGCCTGCATAGGAGACGAGAACGACAGACACATCTGCGCCAACAGCCACCGAGAGAGGCATTACGGAGAGGCCGGAGCGCTGAG GTGTGTGGCTGAAAACCTTGGCGACGTTGCTTTTGTCAAACACACGACCGTCTTCGATAACTTGGATG GTAAGAACCAGGAGTCCTGGGCCTTGGACCTGGAGCTGGAGGACCTGAAGCTGCTGTGTCCAGATGGAACAGAAGCAGGTCTGGATCAGCATGAACACTGCCACTTAGCAGCAGTCCCTGCAAACGCTGTGGTGGTCCGCATGGAGGACAAGTGCCGTGTCTGGAAGTATCTTGAGCGCTTACAG AATGTGTTTGGCAACGCCACCGAGGGCTTCAGTCTGTTCAGCTCAGCGGGCTACGGCCAATCCGATCTGCTCTTCAGTGATGCCACCCACCACCTGCAGAGAGTTCTGGGTAGTTACACCTCCTGGCTGGGGCCCTCTTACACCACCATGCTGCAAGCCTTCGAGTGTGAGG GCTTCTGCTGA
- the otomp gene encoding otolith matrix protein 1 isoform X2: MERRLLVAFLLLLPLLSVSCVSHQKSTVTWCVLSDAEEQKCLDLAGNATAKNVRGNLQCVRGLNTGDCMDRIKNGTADAASMFADDIYAAGFCHGLELAAGESHNGLDGISYYVVAMARRSSSDLSLLEMHERSSCHPGIRTTVGWTVPIGYLVNTSQISVGEQCNFPRAVGNFFGYSCVPGVKDLQHDPKGNNPKNLCEACIGDENDRHICANSHRERHYGEAGALRCVAENLGDVAFVKHTTVFDNLDGKNQESWALDLELEDLKLLCPDGTEAGLDQHEHCHLAAVPANAVVVRMEDKCRVWKYLERLQNVFGNATEGFSLFSSAGYGQSDLLFSDATHHLQRVLGSYTSWLGPSYTTMLQAFECEGFC, from the exons ATGGAGAGAAGACTGCTCGTAGCTTTTCTGCTGCTCCTGCCTCTTCTGAGTGTCAGCTGTGTCTCCCATCAGAAAAGCACAG TCACCTGGTGTGTTTTGTCGGATGCTGAGGAGCAGAAGTGTTTGGATTTAGCTGGGAACGCCACAGCTAAGAATGTGAGGGGAAACCTGCAGTGTGTCCGTGGACTGAACACTGGAGACTGCATGGACAGAATCAAG AACGGGACAGCGGATGCTGCCTCCATGTTTGCTGATGACATCTACGCTGCGGGTTTCTGCCATGGTTTGGAGCTTGCAGCGGGAGAATCCCACAACGGTCTCG ATGGTATCAGCTACTATGTGGTGGCGATGGCTCGCCGCTCCTCCTCGGACCTGTCCCTGCTGGAGATGCACGAACGCAGCTCCTGCCACCCCGGCATACGGACCACAGTGGGGTGGACAGTTCCCATTGGATACCTGGTCAACACCTCTCAAATCAGTGTAGGAGAGCAGTGCAATTTCCCAAGAG CGGTGGGGAACTTCTTCGGTTACAGCTGCGTGCCCGGTGTGAAAGACCTTCAGCATGACCCCAAAGGCAACAACCCGAAGAACCTCTGCGAGGCCTGCATAGGAGACGAGAACGACAGACACATCTGCGCCAACAGCCACCGAGAGAGGCATTACGGAGAGGCCGGAGCGCTGAG GTGTGTGGCTGAAAACCTTGGCGACGTTGCTTTTGTCAAACACACGACCGTCTTCGATAACTTGGATG GTAAGAACCAGGAGTCCTGGGCCTTGGACCTGGAGCTGGAGGACCTGAAGCTGCTGTGTCCAGATGGAACAGAAGCAGGTCTGGATCAGCATGAACACTGCCACTTAGCAGCAGTCCCTGCAAACGCTGTGGTGGTCCGCATGGAGGACAAGTGCCGTGTCTGGAAGTATCTTGAGCGCTTACAG AATGTGTTTGGCAACGCCACCGAGGGCTTCAGTCTGTTCAGCTCAGCGGGCTACGGCCAATCCGATCTGCTCTTCAGTGATGCCACCCACCACCTGCAGAGAGTTCTGGGTAGTTACACCTCCTGGCTGGGGCCCTCTTACACCACCATGCTGCAAGCCTTCGAGTGTGAGG GCTTCTGCTGA